From Serinus canaria isolate serCan28SL12 chromosome 26, serCan2020, whole genome shotgun sequence, one genomic window encodes:
- the CTTNBP2NL gene encoding CTTNBP2 N-terminal-like protein isoform X1, protein MNLEKLSKPELLTLFSILEGELEARDLVIEALKAQHRDTFIEERYGKYNISDPLMALQRDFETLKEGNHGEKQPVCSNPLSILKVVMKHCKNMQERMLSQLAAAESRHRKVILDLEEERQRHAQDTAEGDDVTYMLEKERERLTQQVEFEKSQVKKFEKEQKKLSSQLEEERARHKQLSSMLVVECKKATAKAAEEGQKTAELSLKLEKEKSKVSKLEEELAAKRKRGLQMEAQVEKQLSEFDIEREQLKAKLNREENRTKALKEEVECLKKALKELEASCQEHSPSKPVHPSPSVTSRGVTTDSPPVKSVSCQTESLQAERAAPASASRAVHSVFASPSAPAHSYAKSNGHCDPDGHPAGETNAAESQAHREKPAAAPESAVENGSSPVRTESPVHQLPSAGVSLSPSSTAASSLTPSPCSSPVLTKRLVGASASSPGYQSSYQVGINQRFHAARHKFQSQAEQEHQPGGLQSPPSRDLSPTLADNSAAKQLARNTVTQVLSRFTSQQGPIKPVSPNSSPFGTDYRSLATAGSPKGEAGHCPSPVKVSSPLSPLSPGIKSPTIPRAERGNPPPIPPKKPGLAQSPAAPAPLSKASSQASSLGAPMDVASSCSTSTVVSNGKDLEILLPSSS, encoded by the exons gcccagcacagggacacattCATTGAGGAACGCTATGGGAAATACAACATCAGTGATCCTCtgatggctctgcagagagattttGAGACCCTGAAAGAGGGGAATCATGGTGAAAAGCAGCCAGTATGCTCCAATCCTTTATCTATTTTGAAAGTGGTGATGAAACATTGCAAGAACATGCAGGAAAGAATGCTATCCCAGCtagctgctgcagaaagcagacaCAGAAAG gtGATCCTGgacctggaggaggagaggcagcgGCACGCCCAGGACACGGCCGAGGGGGACGATGTCACCTACATGCTGGAGAAGGAGCGGGAGCGGCTCACCCAGCAG GTGGAGTTTGAAAAGTCCCAAGTGAAAAAGTTtgagaaagagcagaagaaGCTGTCGAGCCAGTTGGAGGAGGAAAGGGCACGCCACAAGCAACTGTCTTCCATGCTTGTTGTGGAGTGCAAGAAAGCCACTGCCAAAGCAGCTGAAGAGGGCCAGAAGACAGCAGAACTGAGCTTGAAattggaaaaggagaagagtAAGGTGAGTAAACTGGaagaggagctggcagccaaGAGGAAGCGGGGTTTGCAGATGGAAGCACAAGTAGAAAAGCAGCTCTCAGAGTTTGACATTGAAAGAGAGCAGCTGAAAGCTAAGctgaacagagaagaaaaccgTACAAAAGCGCTGAAAGAAGAGGTGGAATGTCTGAAGAAAGCCCTGAAAGAGCTGGAGGCTTCttgccaggagcacagcccctccAAGCCCGTGCATCCCAGCCCCTCGGTGACGTCCAGGGGGGTCACAACTGACAGTCCCCCAGTGAAGTCTGTGTCCTGCCAGACCGAGAGTCTGCAGGCAGAGcgagcagcccctgccagtgccagcagagctgttcacTCCGTGTttgccagcccctctgctcctgctcattcCTATGCAAAGTCCAACGGGCATTGTGACCCCGACGGGCACCCGGCTGGGGAGACAAATGCTGCAGAGAGCCAAGCTCACAGGGAGAaacctgctgcagccccagaaaGTGCCGTGGAGAATGGAAGTTCTCCTGTAAGAACAGAGTCGCCGGTGCATCAGCTCCCCTctgctggggtgtccctgtctcccagcagcacagctgcctcctctctgaccccttctccctgctcctcaccagtGCTGACCAAACGCTTAGTGGgagcctctgccagcagccctggctaCCAGTCCTCCTACCAGGTGGGCATCAACCAGCGTTTCCATGCGGCCAGGCACAAGTTCCagtcccaggcagagcaggagcaccagCCAGGGGGCCTGCAGAGCCCCCCCTCCCGGGACCTGTCTCCCACCCTGGCAGACAACTCTGCTGCCAAGCAGCTGGCCCGCAACACGGTCACCCAGGTGCTGTCCAGGTTCACCAGCCAGCAGGGCCCCATCAAGCCTGTGTCCCCCAACAGCTCCCCTTTTGGCACGGACTATCGCAGCCTGGccactgctggcagccccaAGGGtgaggctgggcactgcccaagCCCTGTCAAGGTTTCCAGCCCGCTCAGCCCCTTGTCTCCTGGAATCAAGTCACCAACCATTCCTagggcagaaagagggaaccCTCCACCCATTCCTCCCAAGAAACCCGGCCTGGCTCAgtcacctgctgctcctgctcccctcagcaaAGCCTCCTCCCAGGCCTCCTCCCTGGGTGCCCCCATGGACGTGGCCAGTAGCTGCTCCACCAGCACTGTCGTGTCAAATGGCAAAGACCTGGAGATCCTCCTGCCAAGCAGCAGCTAG
- the CTTNBP2NL gene encoding CTTNBP2 N-terminal-like protein isoform X2 translates to MEKIFWVGFFMPLVKAQHRDTFIEERYGKYNISDPLMALQRDFETLKEGNHGEKQPVCSNPLSILKVVMKHCKNMQERMLSQLAAAESRHRKVILDLEEERQRHAQDTAEGDDVTYMLEKERERLTQQVEFEKSQVKKFEKEQKKLSSQLEEERARHKQLSSMLVVECKKATAKAAEEGQKTAELSLKLEKEKSKVSKLEEELAAKRKRGLQMEAQVEKQLSEFDIEREQLKAKLNREENRTKALKEEVECLKKALKELEASCQEHSPSKPVHPSPSVTSRGVTTDSPPVKSVSCQTESLQAERAAPASASRAVHSVFASPSAPAHSYAKSNGHCDPDGHPAGETNAAESQAHREKPAAAPESAVENGSSPVRTESPVHQLPSAGVSLSPSSTAASSLTPSPCSSPVLTKRLVGASASSPGYQSSYQVGINQRFHAARHKFQSQAEQEHQPGGLQSPPSRDLSPTLADNSAAKQLARNTVTQVLSRFTSQQGPIKPVSPNSSPFGTDYRSLATAGSPKGEAGHCPSPVKVSSPLSPLSPGIKSPTIPRAERGNPPPIPPKKPGLAQSPAAPAPLSKASSQASSLGAPMDVASSCSTSTVVSNGKDLEILLPSSS, encoded by the exons gcccagcacagggacacattCATTGAGGAACGCTATGGGAAATACAACATCAGTGATCCTCtgatggctctgcagagagattttGAGACCCTGAAAGAGGGGAATCATGGTGAAAAGCAGCCAGTATGCTCCAATCCTTTATCTATTTTGAAAGTGGTGATGAAACATTGCAAGAACATGCAGGAAAGAATGCTATCCCAGCtagctgctgcagaaagcagacaCAGAAAG gtGATCCTGgacctggaggaggagaggcagcgGCACGCCCAGGACACGGCCGAGGGGGACGATGTCACCTACATGCTGGAGAAGGAGCGGGAGCGGCTCACCCAGCAG GTGGAGTTTGAAAAGTCCCAAGTGAAAAAGTTtgagaaagagcagaagaaGCTGTCGAGCCAGTTGGAGGAGGAAAGGGCACGCCACAAGCAACTGTCTTCCATGCTTGTTGTGGAGTGCAAGAAAGCCACTGCCAAAGCAGCTGAAGAGGGCCAGAAGACAGCAGAACTGAGCTTGAAattggaaaaggagaagagtAAGGTGAGTAAACTGGaagaggagctggcagccaaGAGGAAGCGGGGTTTGCAGATGGAAGCACAAGTAGAAAAGCAGCTCTCAGAGTTTGACATTGAAAGAGAGCAGCTGAAAGCTAAGctgaacagagaagaaaaccgTACAAAAGCGCTGAAAGAAGAGGTGGAATGTCTGAAGAAAGCCCTGAAAGAGCTGGAGGCTTCttgccaggagcacagcccctccAAGCCCGTGCATCCCAGCCCCTCGGTGACGTCCAGGGGGGTCACAACTGACAGTCCCCCAGTGAAGTCTGTGTCCTGCCAGACCGAGAGTCTGCAGGCAGAGcgagcagcccctgccagtgccagcagagctgttcacTCCGTGTttgccagcccctctgctcctgctcattcCTATGCAAAGTCCAACGGGCATTGTGACCCCGACGGGCACCCGGCTGGGGAGACAAATGCTGCAGAGAGCCAAGCTCACAGGGAGAaacctgctgcagccccagaaaGTGCCGTGGAGAATGGAAGTTCTCCTGTAAGAACAGAGTCGCCGGTGCATCAGCTCCCCTctgctggggtgtccctgtctcccagcagcacagctgcctcctctctgaccccttctccctgctcctcaccagtGCTGACCAAACGCTTAGTGGgagcctctgccagcagccctggctaCCAGTCCTCCTACCAGGTGGGCATCAACCAGCGTTTCCATGCGGCCAGGCACAAGTTCCagtcccaggcagagcaggagcaccagCCAGGGGGCCTGCAGAGCCCCCCCTCCCGGGACCTGTCTCCCACCCTGGCAGACAACTCTGCTGCCAAGCAGCTGGCCCGCAACACGGTCACCCAGGTGCTGTCCAGGTTCACCAGCCAGCAGGGCCCCATCAAGCCTGTGTCCCCCAACAGCTCCCCTTTTGGCACGGACTATCGCAGCCTGGccactgctggcagccccaAGGGtgaggctgggcactgcccaagCCCTGTCAAGGTTTCCAGCCCGCTCAGCCCCTTGTCTCCTGGAATCAAGTCACCAACCATTCCTagggcagaaagagggaaccCTCCACCCATTCCTCCCAAGAAACCCGGCCTGGCTCAgtcacctgctgctcctgctcccctcagcaaAGCCTCCTCCCAGGCCTCCTCCCTGGGTGCCCCCATGGACGTGGCCAGTAGCTGCTCCACCAGCACTGTCGTGTCAAATGGCAAAGACCTGGAGATCCTCCTGCCAAGCAGCAGCTAG